In Lathamus discolor isolate bLatDis1 chromosome 12, bLatDis1.hap1, whole genome shotgun sequence, a genomic segment contains:
- the CHCHD10 gene encoding coiled-coil-helix-coiled-coil-helix domain-containing protein 10, mitochondrial — protein MARGSRSVGRPAAAPAPASPPPAAPVPAAQPGLMAQMASTAAGVAVGSAVGHVVGSALTGAFSGGSSEPAKAAAPAQPVFQQPSYGPCHYEMKQFLECATSQRDLTLCEGFNEALKQCKHSNGVSSLL, from the exons ATGGCGCGCGGCAGCAGGAGCGTGGGGCGCCccgcggcggccccggccccggccag CCCGCCCCCGGCGGCCCCGGTGCCCGCGGCGCAGCCCGGGCTGATGGCGCAGATGGCGAGCACGGCGGCCGGCGTGGCCGTGGGCTCCGCCGTGGGACACGTCGTGGGCAGCGCCCTCACCGGCGCCTTCAGCGGCGGCTCCTCCGAGCCGGCCAAGGCGGCGGCTCCCGCGCAG CCCGTGTTCCAGCAGCCCAGCTACGGCCCCTGCCACTACGAGATGAAGCAGTTCCTGGAGTGCGCCACCAGCCAGAGGGACCTGACCTTGTGCGAGGGCTTCAACGAGGCGCTGAAGCAGTGCAAGCACAGCAATG GTGTTTCTTCTCTCCTGTGA
- the LOC136020918 gene encoding uncharacterized protein LOC136020918 translates to MSQLPGGLWRILSLSLVAAEPASPSLLLPQGTLGMAWLRLLAQWWQGAKGPRETSLSPSEGKADQRCCTPVLGQGAMGCISAPGGNGLAWGDAGGGAQCSALTPPLRARSLSPGCSKASNVRSWSPRAPCVIYIHLSGSSTATRVPVALQTLSKTGSCPLPLAMALGFVVLLLVGMMETASRAVPVLTQPAFMLVLPGQTAHLSCILSPQYNISDFGISWFQQRPGHNLTYLLYYNSEQEKHKATKTPDRFSATKDIASNACILTITSICDEDSGKYYCSLSAAVNWF, encoded by the exons ATGAGCCAGCTGCCGGGGGGGCTCTGGCGCATCCTGTCATTGTCCCTGgtggcagcagagccagcttctcccagcctgctgctgccgcAGGGCACTCTTGGCATGGCGTGGCTCCGGCTCCTTGCGCAGTGGTGGCAGGGGGCAAAAGGTCCCAGGGAAACCTCTCTGTCCCCATCAGAGGGGAAGGCTGATCAGCGGTGCTGTAccccagtgctggggcagggagcGATGGGCTGCATCAGTGCGCCGGGAGGAAATGGCCTAGCCTGGGGTGACGCGGGTGGTGGGGCGCAATGCTCAGCTCTCACCCCACCGCTTCGAGCCCGCTCCCTGAGCCCTGGCTGCAGCAAAGCGAGCAACGTGAGGAGCTGGAGTCCCCGAGCCCCCTGTGTCATTTACATACACCTCAgcggcagcagcacagccacccGCGTTCCTGTAGCGCTGCAGACCCTCTCCAAAACAGGCTCCTGTCCTCTGCCTCTTGCCATGGCCCTGGGCTTCGTGGTCCTGCTCCTGGTGGGGATGATGGAGACAG CTTCCagggctgtgcctgtgctgaCCCAGCCAGCCTTCATGTTGGTGCTGCCCGGGCAGACTGCTCACTTGTCCTGCATCCTGAGCCCCCAGTACAACATCAGTGACTTCGGCATCTCCTGGTTCCAGCAGCGCCCGGGGCACAACTTGACATATCTGCTCTATTACAACTCTGAGCAAGAGAAGCACAAGGCCACCAAGACTCCCGACCGCTTCTCTGCTACCAAAGACATCGCCAGCAACGCCTGCATCCTCACCATCACATCCATCTGTGATGAAGACAGTGGCAAGTATTACTGCTCCCTGTCGGCTGCCGTCAACTGGTTTTAG
- the LOC136020832 gene encoding vacuolar protein sorting-associated protein 29-like isoform X1: MLVLVLGDLHIPHRCAGLPVKLKKLLVPGKIQHILCTGNLCTKETYDYLRTLAGDVHVVRGDAESLNYPEEKVVTVGQFRIGLIHGHQVIPWGDVASLALLQRQLDVDILISGHTHKFEAFEHENKFYINPGSATGAYNALETNIIPSFVLMDIQASTVVAYVYQLIEDDVKVERMEFKKD; the protein is encoded by the exons ATG TTGGTGTTAGTGTTAGGGGACCTTCACATCCCACACCGGTGCGCTGGTCTGCCTGTGAAGCTCAAGAAGCTGCTGGTTCCAGGAAAGATTCAGCACATCTTGTGTACAGGGAACCTTTGCACCAAGGAGACCTACGACTACCTCCGGACCCTGGCTGGGGACGTCCACGTTGTTCGGGGGGACGCCGAG AGCCTGAATTATCCTGAAGAGAAGGTTGTAACTGTTGGGCAGTTCAGAATTGGGCTGATTCATGGCCATCAAGTTATTCCCTGGGGCGACGTGGccagcctggccctgctgcagaggcagctggatGTGGACATTCTCATCTCCGGACACACGCACAAATTTGAAGCATTTgaacatgaaaacaaattttacATCAACCCGGGATCAGCTACAGGAGCCTACAATGCTTTGGAAAC gaaCATCATCCCTTCATTTGTGTTGATGGATATCCAGGCTTCCACAGTTGTGGCTTATGTATACCAGCTAATTGAGGATGATGTGAAAGTAGAAAGAATGGAGTTCAAGAAGGACTGA
- the LOC136020832 gene encoding vacuolar protein sorting-associated protein 29-like isoform X2: protein MLVLVLGDLHIPHRCAGLPVKLKKLLVPGKIQHILCTGNLCTKETYDYLRTLAGDVHVVRGDAESLNYPEEKVVTVGQFRIGLIHGHQVIPWGDVASLALLQRQLDVDILISGHTHKFEAFEHENKFYINPGSATGAYNALETWRQATGGCCCCTMKCPQRLIVSL from the exons ATG TTGGTGTTAGTGTTAGGGGACCTTCACATCCCACACCGGTGCGCTGGTCTGCCTGTGAAGCTCAAGAAGCTGCTGGTTCCAGGAAAGATTCAGCACATCTTGTGTACAGGGAACCTTTGCACCAAGGAGACCTACGACTACCTCCGGACCCTGGCTGGGGACGTCCACGTTGTTCGGGGGGACGCCGAG AGCCTGAATTATCCTGAAGAGAAGGTTGTAACTGTTGGGCAGTTCAGAATTGGGCTGATTCATGGCCATCAAGTTATTCCCTGGGGCGACGTGGccagcctggccctgctgcagaggcagctggatGTGGACATTCTCATCTCCGGACACACGCACAAATTTGAAGCATTTgaacatgaaaacaaattttacATCAACCCGGGATCAGCTACAGGAGCCTACAATGCTTTGGAAAC GTGGAGGCAGGCCACCggggggtgctgctgctgcacaatgAAGTGTCCACAGCGCCTTATTGTGagcttgtaa